One Triticum dicoccoides isolate Atlit2015 ecotype Zavitan chromosome 4B, WEW_v2.0, whole genome shotgun sequence genomic window carries:
- the LOC119291185 gene encoding uncharacterized protein LOC119291185, which yields MAKVAAMAMEKVDAKDREKIEAVRKVMRKQAPLSPKQAEYCNDACVERFLRAKGDNVKKAAKTLRAVLSWRETIGADHIIADEFSGELSEGMAYVAGHDDENRPVLMFKIKQDDYPKYQPQKSFVRFLVFTLEVAVASMNRFVDQFVLLFDASFFRSASAFLNLLMGTLKIVADYYPGRLHRAFVIDPPSLFSVMWKGVRPFVDLAPATAVVSSLDFEDSLEDASFTAYPRTASLRFEPSVAAVLTAGGKAAGAVGSASSRFAFSVSDNALKPWYLSTTPAPGPRYVVPASSSPSLVGASPLSARSFSFASPAARSTPTPVQQQQPRAARAPPTPSAAKGGQKTPSPLPPQQQQQFPRTPRPSFLQSPFTFRKDGQASRVERERESFLPFLRFYRRPYDKITYRAMMRRPLGGLIAIVAEDFRPMSAQQPLRRHAGALHHQHHHHQHQHQRI from the exons ATGGCGAAGGTCGCTGCCATGGCCATGGAGAAGGTGGACGCCAAGGACCGGGAGAAGATCGAGGCCGTCCGCAAGGTGATGCGCAAGCAGGCGCCGCTCTCCCCCAAGCAG GCGGAGTACTGCAACGACGCGTGCGTGGAGCGGTTCCTCCGGGCCAAGGGTGACAACGTGAAGAAGGCGGCCAAGACCCTGCGGGCCGTCCTGTCGTGGAGGGAGACCATCGGAGCAG ATCACATCATCGCCGACGAGTTCTCCGGCGAGCTGTCCGAAGGCATGGCCTACGTCGCCGGGCACGACGACGAGAACCGCCCCGTCCTG ATGTTCAAAATCAAGCAGGATGACTACCCGAAGTACCAGCCTCAGAAATC GTTCGTGCGGTTCCTGGTGTTCACGCTGGAGGTGGCGGTGGCGTCCATGAACCGCTTCGTGGACCAGTTCGTGCTCCTCTTCGACGCAA GCTTTTTCCGGTCGGCGTCGGCTTTCCTCAACCTCTTGATGGGCACGCTCAAGATCGTCGCCGACTACTACCCCGGCCGCCTCCACCGCGCCTTCGTCATCGACCCGCCATCCCTCTTCTCCGTCATGTGGAAG GGAGTGCGCCCGTTCGTGGACCTGGCGCCGGCGACGGCGGTGGTGAGCTCGCTGGACTTCGAGGACTCGCTGGAGGACGCGTCCTTCACGGCCTACCCGCGGACGGCGTCGCTGCGGTTCGAGCCCTCCGTGGCGGCCGTGCTGACGGCGGGGGGGAAGGCGGCCGGCGCCGTGGGCTCCGCCTCGTCGCGCTTCGCCTTCAGCGTGTCGGACAACGCGCTCAAGCCGTGGTACCTCTCCACCACGCCGGCGCCGGGCCCGCGCTACGTCGTGCCGGCCTCCTCCAGCCCATCCCTCGTCGGCGCGTCCCCGCTCTCCGCGCGCTCCTTCTCCTTTGCCTCGCCCGCCGCGCGCTCCACGCCGACAcccgtccagcagcagcagccgcgcGCAGCCCGCGCGCCGCCGACGCCGTCCGCGGCCAAGGGAGGACAGAAGACGCCCTCTCCTCTgccgccgcagcagcagcagcagttcccGCGGACGCCGAGGCCGTCGTTCCTGCAGTCGCCGTTCACGTTCCGCAAGGACGGGCAGGCCAGCCGGGTGGAGCGGGAGCGCGAGTCCTTCCTGCCCTTCCTGCGCTTCTACCGCCGGCCATACGACAAGATAACCTACCGCGCCATGATGCGGCGGCCGCTCGGCGGGCTCATAGCCATCGTCGCCGAGGACTTCAGGCCCATGTCCGCCCAGCAGCCGCTGCGCCGGCACGCCGGAGCGCTCcatcaccagcaccaccaccatcaGCACCAGCACCAGAGGATCTGA